One genomic segment of Rhinopithecus roxellana isolate Shanxi Qingling chromosome 6, ASM756505v1, whole genome shotgun sequence includes these proteins:
- the TRPV6 gene encoding transient receptor potential cation channel subfamily V member 6 isoform X3 gives MGLSLPKEKGLILCLWSKFCRWFQRRESWAQSRDEQNLLQQKRIWESPLLLAAKENDVQALNKLLKYEDCEVHQRGAMGETALHIAALYDNLEAAMVLMEAAPELVFEPMTSELYEGQTALHIAVVNQNMNLVRALLARRASVSARATGTTFRRSPHNLIYFGEHPLSFAACVNSEEIVRLLIEHGADIRAQDSLGNTVLHILILQPNKTFACQMYNLLLSYDRHGDHLQPLDLVPNHQGLTPFKLAGVEGNTVMFQHLMQKRKHTQWTYGPLTSTLYDLTEIDSSGDEQSLLELIITTKKREARQILDQTPVKELVSLKWKRYGRPYFCMLGAIYLLYIICFTICCIYRPLKPRTNNRTSPRDNTLLQQKLLQEAYVTPKDDIRLVGELVTVIGAIIILLVEIPDIFRMGVTRFFGQTILGGPFHVLIITYAFMVLVTMVMRLISASGEVVPMSFALVLGWCNVMYFARGFQMLGPFTIMIQKMIFGDLMRFCWLMAVVILGFASAFYIIFQTEDPEELGHFYDYPMALFSTFELFLTIIDGPANYNVDLPFMYSITYAAFAIIATLLMLNLLIAMMGDTHWRVAHERDELWRAQIVATTVMLERKLPRCLWPRSGICGREYGLGDRWFLRTFSHFPGSIKQNKNQTPRGLISQAPGKKEE, from the exons ATGGGGTTGTCACTGCCCAAGGAGAAAGGGCTAATTCTCTGCCTGTGGAGCAAGTTCTGCAGATGGTTCCAGAGACGGGAGTCCTGGGCCCAGAGCCGAGATGAGCAGAACCTGCTGCAGCAGAAGAG GATCTGGGAGTCTCCTCTCCTTCTAGCTGCCAAAGAGAATGATGTCCAGGCCCTGAACAAGCTGCTCAAGTATGAGGACTGCGAGGTGCACCAGAGAG GAGCCATGGGGGAAACGGCGCTACACATAGCAGCCCTCTATGACAACCTGGAGGCCGCCATGGTGCTGATGGAGGCTGCCCCGGAGCTGGTCTTTGAGCCCATGACATCTGAGCTCTATGAGG GTCAGACTGCACTGCACATCGCTGTTGTGAACCAGAACATGAACCTGGTGCGAGCCCTGCTTGCCCGCAGGGCCAGTGTCTCTGCCAGAGCCACAGGCACTACCTTCCGCCGTAGTCCCCACAACCTCATCTACTTTG GGGAGCACCCTTTGTCCTTTGCTGCCTGTGTGAACAGTGAGGAGATCGTGCGGCTGCTCATTGAGCATGGAGCTGACATCCGGGCCCAGGACTCCCTAG GAAACACAGTGTTACACATCCTCATCCTCCAGCCCAACAAAACCTTTGCCTGCCAGATGTACAACCTGCTGCTGTCCTACGATAGACATGGGGACCACCTGCAGCCCCTGGACCTTGTACCCAATCACCAGGGTCTCACCCCCTTCAAGCTGGCTGGAGTGGAGGGTAACACTGTG ATGTTCCAGCACCTGATGCAGAAGCGGAAGCACACCCAGTGGACATATGGACCACTGACCTCGACTCTATATGACCTCACGGAGATTGACTCCTCAGGGGATGAGCAGTCCCTGCTGGAACTTATCATCACCACCAAGAAGCGGGAG GCTCGCCAGATCTTGGACCAGACACCAGTGAAGGAGCTGGTGAGCCTCAAGTGGAAGCGGTATGGGCGGCCGTATTTCTGCATGCTGGGTGCCATATACTTGCTGTACATCATCTGCTTCACCATATGCTGCATCTACCGCCCCCTCAAGCCCAGGACCAATAACCGCACAAGCCCCCGGGACAACACACTCTTACAGCAGAAGCTACTTCAG GAAGCCTATGTGACCCCTAAGGATGACATCCGGCTGGTGGGGGAGCTGGTGACTGTCATTGGGGCTATCATCATCCTGCTGGTAGAG ATTCCAGACATCTTCAGAATGGGGGTCACTCGCTTCTTTGGACAGACCATCCTTGGGGGCCCATTCCATGTCCTCAT CATCACCTATGCCTTCATGGTGCTGGTGACCATGGTGATGCGGCTCATCAGTGCCAGCGGGGAGGTGGTACCCATGTCCTTTGCACTCGTGCTGGGCTGGTGCAACGTCATGTACTTCGCCCGAGGATTCCAGATGCTAGGCCCCTTCACCATCATGATCCAGAAG ATGATTTTTGGCGATCTGATGCGATTCTGCTGGCTGATGGCTGTGGTCATCCTGGGCTTTGCTTCAG CCTTCTATATCATCTTCCAGACAGAGGACCCCGAAGAGCTGGGCCACTTTTATGACTACCCCATGGCCCTGTTCAGCACCTTCGAGCTATTCCTTACCATCATTGATGGCCCAGCCAACTACAACGTGGACCTGCCCTTCATGTACAGCATCACCTATGCTGCCTTCGCCATCATCGCCACGCTGCTCATGCTCAACCTCCTCATTGCCATGATGGGCGACACTCACTGGCGAGTGGCCCATGAGCGGGATGAGCTGTGGAGGGCCCAG ATCGTGGCCACCACGGTGATGCTGGAGCGGAAGCTGCCTCGCTGCCTGTGGCCTCGCTCTGGGATCTGCGGACGGGAGTATGGCCTGGGGGACCGCTGGTTCCTGCG aactttctctcattttcctgggagcatcaaacaaaacaaaaaccaaacacccaGAGGTCTCATCTCCCAGGCCCCAGGGAAGAAAGAGGAGTAG
- the TRPV6 gene encoding transient receptor potential cation channel subfamily V member 6 isoform X2 — protein MGLSLPKEKGLILCLWSKFCRWFQRRESWAQSRDEQNLLQQKRIWESPLLLAAKENDVQALNKLLKYEDCEVHQRGAMGETALHIAALYDNLEAAMVLMEAAPELVFEPMTSELYEGEHPLSFAACVNSEEIVRLLIEHGADIRAQDSLGNTVLHILILQPNKTFACQMYNLLLSYDRHGDHLQPLDLVPNHQGLTPFKLAGVEGNTVMFQHLMQKRKHTQWTYGPLTSTLYDLTEIDSSGDEQSLLELIITTKKREARQILDQTPVKELVSLKWKRYGRPYFCMLGAIYLLYIICFTICCIYRPLKPRTNNRTSPRDNTLLQQKLLQEAYVTPKDDIRLVGELVTVIGAIIILLVEIPDIFRMGVTRFFGQTILGGPFHVLIITYAFMVLVTMVMRLISASGEVVPMSFALVLGWCNVMYFARGFQMLGPFTIMIQKMIFGDLMRFCWLMAVVILGFASAFYIIFQTEDPEELGHFYDYPMALFSTFELFLTIIDGPANYNVDLPFMYSITYAAFAIIATLLMLNLLIAMMGDTHWRVAHERDELWRAQIVATTVMLERKLPRCLWPRSGICGREYGLGDRWFLRVEDRQDLNRQRIQRYAQAFHTQGSEDLDKDSVEKLELGCPFSPHLSLPTPSVSRSTSRSSANWERLRQGTLRRDLRGIINRGLEDGEGWEYQI, from the exons ATGGGGTTGTCACTGCCCAAGGAGAAAGGGCTAATTCTCTGCCTGTGGAGCAAGTTCTGCAGATGGTTCCAGAGACGGGAGTCCTGGGCCCAGAGCCGAGATGAGCAGAACCTGCTGCAGCAGAAGAG GATCTGGGAGTCTCCTCTCCTTCTAGCTGCCAAAGAGAATGATGTCCAGGCCCTGAACAAGCTGCTCAAGTATGAGGACTGCGAGGTGCACCAGAGAG GAGCCATGGGGGAAACGGCGCTACACATAGCAGCCCTCTATGACAACCTGGAGGCCGCCATGGTGCTGATGGAGGCTGCCCCGGAGCTGGTCTTTGAGCCCATGACATCTGAGCTCTATGAGG GGGAGCACCCTTTGTCCTTTGCTGCCTGTGTGAACAGTGAGGAGATCGTGCGGCTGCTCATTGAGCATGGAGCTGACATCCGGGCCCAGGACTCCCTAG GAAACACAGTGTTACACATCCTCATCCTCCAGCCCAACAAAACCTTTGCCTGCCAGATGTACAACCTGCTGCTGTCCTACGATAGACATGGGGACCACCTGCAGCCCCTGGACCTTGTACCCAATCACCAGGGTCTCACCCCCTTCAAGCTGGCTGGAGTGGAGGGTAACACTGTG ATGTTCCAGCACCTGATGCAGAAGCGGAAGCACACCCAGTGGACATATGGACCACTGACCTCGACTCTATATGACCTCACGGAGATTGACTCCTCAGGGGATGAGCAGTCCCTGCTGGAACTTATCATCACCACCAAGAAGCGGGAG GCTCGCCAGATCTTGGACCAGACACCAGTGAAGGAGCTGGTGAGCCTCAAGTGGAAGCGGTATGGGCGGCCGTATTTCTGCATGCTGGGTGCCATATACTTGCTGTACATCATCTGCTTCACCATATGCTGCATCTACCGCCCCCTCAAGCCCAGGACCAATAACCGCACAAGCCCCCGGGACAACACACTCTTACAGCAGAAGCTACTTCAG GAAGCCTATGTGACCCCTAAGGATGACATCCGGCTGGTGGGGGAGCTGGTGACTGTCATTGGGGCTATCATCATCCTGCTGGTAGAG ATTCCAGACATCTTCAGAATGGGGGTCACTCGCTTCTTTGGACAGACCATCCTTGGGGGCCCATTCCATGTCCTCAT CATCACCTATGCCTTCATGGTGCTGGTGACCATGGTGATGCGGCTCATCAGTGCCAGCGGGGAGGTGGTACCCATGTCCTTTGCACTCGTGCTGGGCTGGTGCAACGTCATGTACTTCGCCCGAGGATTCCAGATGCTAGGCCCCTTCACCATCATGATCCAGAAG ATGATTTTTGGCGATCTGATGCGATTCTGCTGGCTGATGGCTGTGGTCATCCTGGGCTTTGCTTCAG CCTTCTATATCATCTTCCAGACAGAGGACCCCGAAGAGCTGGGCCACTTTTATGACTACCCCATGGCCCTGTTCAGCACCTTCGAGCTATTCCTTACCATCATTGATGGCCCAGCCAACTACAACGTGGACCTGCCCTTCATGTACAGCATCACCTATGCTGCCTTCGCCATCATCGCCACGCTGCTCATGCTCAACCTCCTCATTGCCATGATGGGCGACACTCACTGGCGAGTGGCCCATGAGCGGGATGAGCTGTGGAGGGCCCAG ATCGTGGCCACCACGGTGATGCTGGAGCGGAAGCTGCCTCGCTGCCTGTGGCCTCGCTCTGGGATCTGCGGACGGGAGTATGGCCTGGGGGACCGCTGGTTCCTGCG GGTGGAAGATAGGCAGGATCTCAATAGGCAGCGGATCCAACGCTACGCACAGGCCTTCCACACCCAGGGCTCTGAGGATTTGGACAAAGACTCGGTGGAAAAACTAGAGCTGGGCTGTCCCTTCAGCCCCCACCTATCCCTTCCTACCCCCTCAGTGTCTCGAAGTACCTCCCGCAGCAGTGCCAATTGGGAAAGGCTTCGGCAGGGGACCCTGAGGAGAGACCTGCGCGGGATAATCAACAGGGGTCTGGAGGATGGGGAGGGCTGGGAATACCAGATTTGA
- the TRPV6 gene encoding transient receptor potential cation channel subfamily V member 6 isoform X1, giving the protein MGLSLPKEKGLILCLWSKFCRWFQRRESWAQSRDEQNLLQQKRIWESPLLLAAKENDVQALNKLLKYEDCEVHQRGAMGETALHIAALYDNLEAAMVLMEAAPELVFEPMTSELYEGQTALHIAVVNQNMNLVRALLARRASVSARATGTTFRRSPHNLIYFGEHPLSFAACVNSEEIVRLLIEHGADIRAQDSLGNTVLHILILQPNKTFACQMYNLLLSYDRHGDHLQPLDLVPNHQGLTPFKLAGVEGNTVMFQHLMQKRKHTQWTYGPLTSTLYDLTEIDSSGDEQSLLELIITTKKREARQILDQTPVKELVSLKWKRYGRPYFCMLGAIYLLYIICFTICCIYRPLKPRTNNRTSPRDNTLLQQKLLQEAYVTPKDDIRLVGELVTVIGAIIILLVEIPDIFRMGVTRFFGQTILGGPFHVLIITYAFMVLVTMVMRLISASGEVVPMSFALVLGWCNVMYFARGFQMLGPFTIMIQKMIFGDLMRFCWLMAVVILGFASAFYIIFQTEDPEELGHFYDYPMALFSTFELFLTIIDGPANYNVDLPFMYSITYAAFAIIATLLMLNLLIAMMGDTHWRVAHERDELWRAQIVATTVMLERKLPRCLWPRSGICGREYGLGDRWFLRVEDRQDLNRQRIQRYAQAFHTQGSEDLDKDSVEKLELGCPFSPHLSLPTPSVSRSTSRSSANWERLRQGTLRRDLRGIINRGLEDGEGWEYQI; this is encoded by the exons ATGGGGTTGTCACTGCCCAAGGAGAAAGGGCTAATTCTCTGCCTGTGGAGCAAGTTCTGCAGATGGTTCCAGAGACGGGAGTCCTGGGCCCAGAGCCGAGATGAGCAGAACCTGCTGCAGCAGAAGAG GATCTGGGAGTCTCCTCTCCTTCTAGCTGCCAAAGAGAATGATGTCCAGGCCCTGAACAAGCTGCTCAAGTATGAGGACTGCGAGGTGCACCAGAGAG GAGCCATGGGGGAAACGGCGCTACACATAGCAGCCCTCTATGACAACCTGGAGGCCGCCATGGTGCTGATGGAGGCTGCCCCGGAGCTGGTCTTTGAGCCCATGACATCTGAGCTCTATGAGG GTCAGACTGCACTGCACATCGCTGTTGTGAACCAGAACATGAACCTGGTGCGAGCCCTGCTTGCCCGCAGGGCCAGTGTCTCTGCCAGAGCCACAGGCACTACCTTCCGCCGTAGTCCCCACAACCTCATCTACTTTG GGGAGCACCCTTTGTCCTTTGCTGCCTGTGTGAACAGTGAGGAGATCGTGCGGCTGCTCATTGAGCATGGAGCTGACATCCGGGCCCAGGACTCCCTAG GAAACACAGTGTTACACATCCTCATCCTCCAGCCCAACAAAACCTTTGCCTGCCAGATGTACAACCTGCTGCTGTCCTACGATAGACATGGGGACCACCTGCAGCCCCTGGACCTTGTACCCAATCACCAGGGTCTCACCCCCTTCAAGCTGGCTGGAGTGGAGGGTAACACTGTG ATGTTCCAGCACCTGATGCAGAAGCGGAAGCACACCCAGTGGACATATGGACCACTGACCTCGACTCTATATGACCTCACGGAGATTGACTCCTCAGGGGATGAGCAGTCCCTGCTGGAACTTATCATCACCACCAAGAAGCGGGAG GCTCGCCAGATCTTGGACCAGACACCAGTGAAGGAGCTGGTGAGCCTCAAGTGGAAGCGGTATGGGCGGCCGTATTTCTGCATGCTGGGTGCCATATACTTGCTGTACATCATCTGCTTCACCATATGCTGCATCTACCGCCCCCTCAAGCCCAGGACCAATAACCGCACAAGCCCCCGGGACAACACACTCTTACAGCAGAAGCTACTTCAG GAAGCCTATGTGACCCCTAAGGATGACATCCGGCTGGTGGGGGAGCTGGTGACTGTCATTGGGGCTATCATCATCCTGCTGGTAGAG ATTCCAGACATCTTCAGAATGGGGGTCACTCGCTTCTTTGGACAGACCATCCTTGGGGGCCCATTCCATGTCCTCAT CATCACCTATGCCTTCATGGTGCTGGTGACCATGGTGATGCGGCTCATCAGTGCCAGCGGGGAGGTGGTACCCATGTCCTTTGCACTCGTGCTGGGCTGGTGCAACGTCATGTACTTCGCCCGAGGATTCCAGATGCTAGGCCCCTTCACCATCATGATCCAGAAG ATGATTTTTGGCGATCTGATGCGATTCTGCTGGCTGATGGCTGTGGTCATCCTGGGCTTTGCTTCAG CCTTCTATATCATCTTCCAGACAGAGGACCCCGAAGAGCTGGGCCACTTTTATGACTACCCCATGGCCCTGTTCAGCACCTTCGAGCTATTCCTTACCATCATTGATGGCCCAGCCAACTACAACGTGGACCTGCCCTTCATGTACAGCATCACCTATGCTGCCTTCGCCATCATCGCCACGCTGCTCATGCTCAACCTCCTCATTGCCATGATGGGCGACACTCACTGGCGAGTGGCCCATGAGCGGGATGAGCTGTGGAGGGCCCAG ATCGTGGCCACCACGGTGATGCTGGAGCGGAAGCTGCCTCGCTGCCTGTGGCCTCGCTCTGGGATCTGCGGACGGGAGTATGGCCTGGGGGACCGCTGGTTCCTGCG GGTGGAAGATAGGCAGGATCTCAATAGGCAGCGGATCCAACGCTACGCACAGGCCTTCCACACCCAGGGCTCTGAGGATTTGGACAAAGACTCGGTGGAAAAACTAGAGCTGGGCTGTCCCTTCAGCCCCCACCTATCCCTTCCTACCCCCTCAGTGTCTCGAAGTACCTCCCGCAGCAGTGCCAATTGGGAAAGGCTTCGGCAGGGGACCCTGAGGAGAGACCTGCGCGGGATAATCAACAGGGGTCTGGAGGATGGGGAGGGCTGGGAATACCAGATTTGA
- the TRPV6 gene encoding transient receptor potential cation channel subfamily V member 6 isoform X4, translated as MRTALHIAVVNQNMNLVRALLARRASVSARATGTTFRRSPHNLIYFGEHPLSFAACVNSEEIVRLLIEHGADIRAQDSLGNTVLHILILQPNKTFACQMYNLLLSYDRHGDHLQPLDLVPNHQGLTPFKLAGVEGNTVMFQHLMQKRKHTQWTYGPLTSTLYDLTEIDSSGDEQSLLELIITTKKREARQILDQTPVKELVSLKWKRYGRPYFCMLGAIYLLYIICFTICCIYRPLKPRTNNRTSPRDNTLLQQKLLQEAYVTPKDDIRLVGELVTVIGAIIILLVEIPDIFRMGVTRFFGQTILGGPFHVLIITYAFMVLVTMVMRLISASGEVVPMSFALVLGWCNVMYFARGFQMLGPFTIMIQKMIFGDLMRFCWLMAVVILGFASAFYIIFQTEDPEELGHFYDYPMALFSTFELFLTIIDGPANYNVDLPFMYSITYAAFAIIATLLMLNLLIAMMGDTHWRVAHERDELWRAQIVATTVMLERKLPRCLWPRSGICGREYGLGDRWFLRVEDRQDLNRQRIQRYAQAFHTQGSEDLDKDSVEKLELGCPFSPHLSLPTPSVSRSTSRSSANWERLRQGTLRRDLRGIINRGLEDGEGWEYQI; from the exons ATGAGG ACTGCACTGCACATCGCTGTTGTGAACCAGAACATGAACCTGGTGCGAGCCCTGCTTGCCCGCAGGGCCAGTGTCTCTGCCAGAGCCACAGGCACTACCTTCCGCCGTAGTCCCCACAACCTCATCTACTTTG GGGAGCACCCTTTGTCCTTTGCTGCCTGTGTGAACAGTGAGGAGATCGTGCGGCTGCTCATTGAGCATGGAGCTGACATCCGGGCCCAGGACTCCCTAG GAAACACAGTGTTACACATCCTCATCCTCCAGCCCAACAAAACCTTTGCCTGCCAGATGTACAACCTGCTGCTGTCCTACGATAGACATGGGGACCACCTGCAGCCCCTGGACCTTGTACCCAATCACCAGGGTCTCACCCCCTTCAAGCTGGCTGGAGTGGAGGGTAACACTGTG ATGTTCCAGCACCTGATGCAGAAGCGGAAGCACACCCAGTGGACATATGGACCACTGACCTCGACTCTATATGACCTCACGGAGATTGACTCCTCAGGGGATGAGCAGTCCCTGCTGGAACTTATCATCACCACCAAGAAGCGGGAG GCTCGCCAGATCTTGGACCAGACACCAGTGAAGGAGCTGGTGAGCCTCAAGTGGAAGCGGTATGGGCGGCCGTATTTCTGCATGCTGGGTGCCATATACTTGCTGTACATCATCTGCTTCACCATATGCTGCATCTACCGCCCCCTCAAGCCCAGGACCAATAACCGCACAAGCCCCCGGGACAACACACTCTTACAGCAGAAGCTACTTCAG GAAGCCTATGTGACCCCTAAGGATGACATCCGGCTGGTGGGGGAGCTGGTGACTGTCATTGGGGCTATCATCATCCTGCTGGTAGAG ATTCCAGACATCTTCAGAATGGGGGTCACTCGCTTCTTTGGACAGACCATCCTTGGGGGCCCATTCCATGTCCTCAT CATCACCTATGCCTTCATGGTGCTGGTGACCATGGTGATGCGGCTCATCAGTGCCAGCGGGGAGGTGGTACCCATGTCCTTTGCACTCGTGCTGGGCTGGTGCAACGTCATGTACTTCGCCCGAGGATTCCAGATGCTAGGCCCCTTCACCATCATGATCCAGAAG ATGATTTTTGGCGATCTGATGCGATTCTGCTGGCTGATGGCTGTGGTCATCCTGGGCTTTGCTTCAG CCTTCTATATCATCTTCCAGACAGAGGACCCCGAAGAGCTGGGCCACTTTTATGACTACCCCATGGCCCTGTTCAGCACCTTCGAGCTATTCCTTACCATCATTGATGGCCCAGCCAACTACAACGTGGACCTGCCCTTCATGTACAGCATCACCTATGCTGCCTTCGCCATCATCGCCACGCTGCTCATGCTCAACCTCCTCATTGCCATGATGGGCGACACTCACTGGCGAGTGGCCCATGAGCGGGATGAGCTGTGGAGGGCCCAG ATCGTGGCCACCACGGTGATGCTGGAGCGGAAGCTGCCTCGCTGCCTGTGGCCTCGCTCTGGGATCTGCGGACGGGAGTATGGCCTGGGGGACCGCTGGTTCCTGCG GGTGGAAGATAGGCAGGATCTCAATAGGCAGCGGATCCAACGCTACGCACAGGCCTTCCACACCCAGGGCTCTGAGGATTTGGACAAAGACTCGGTGGAAAAACTAGAGCTGGGCTGTCCCTTCAGCCCCCACCTATCCCTTCCTACCCCCTCAGTGTCTCGAAGTACCTCCCGCAGCAGTGCCAATTGGGAAAGGCTTCGGCAGGGGACCCTGAGGAGAGACCTGCGCGGGATAATCAACAGGGGTCTGGAGGATGGGGAGGGCTGGGAATACCAGATTTGA